In a single window of the Brachyspira pilosicoli genome:
- a CDS encoding GTP-binding protein yields MKILIVSGFLGAGKTTLIKEMAKKTKRDFVIMENEYGDVDIDSNVLKDEGMNIWELTEGCVCCTMKKDFASSILTIANSLDPEYLIVEPTGVAKLSNIIKNIKQIEYDRITLLKPITIIDGNAFDSFISSYDDIYIDQLINTSKIIVSKMESKDKEDNEELVEKIKNILKKNDRDIDIISEHYSNKDKDFWEAILKNFLDEKYALKESLNKNTEEYMPDSISMKGCSVGSEGEFMLLIEDIIHGRFGYVARSKGFIKCGEAVLRYDVVGDRYAVTGASEDDELEIVFIGKDLNRSLLREIFQPVYRDNIKRKEDNHHEEHHHHDGECCHSEERCHDEKCYHYDEEHHHH; encoded by the coding sequence ATGAAAATACTCATAGTGTCTGGATTTTTGGGAGCTGGTAAAACTACTCTTATTAAAGAGATGGCTAAAAAGACTAAAAGAGATTTTGTGATAATGGAAAATGAATATGGTGATGTTGACATTGATTCTAATGTGCTTAAAGATGAGGGGATGAATATATGGGAACTTACCGAGGGCTGTGTATGCTGTACTATGAAAAAAGATTTTGCTTCTTCAATACTTACTATTGCTAATTCTTTGGACCCTGAATATTTAATAGTTGAGCCTACTGGTGTTGCAAAGCTTAGTAACATAATAAAAAATATAAAACAAATTGAATATGATAGGATTACATTATTAAAGCCAATCACTATAATAGACGGAAATGCTTTTGATTCTTTTATTTCTTCTTATGATGATATTTATATTGATCAGCTTATAAACACTTCAAAGATTATCGTATCAAAAATGGAGAGTAAGGATAAAGAGGACAATGAAGAGCTTGTAGAGAAAATTAAAAATATATTGAAAAAAAATGATAGGGATATTGATATAATTTCTGAGCATTATTCTAATAAGGATAAAGATTTTTGGGAGGCTATATTAAAAAACTTTTTAGATGAGAAATATGCTTTAAAAGAATCTTTAAATAAAAATACAGAAGAATATATGCCTGATTCTATAAGTATGAAAGGCTGCAGTGTGGGAAGTGAGGGTGAGTTTATGCTGCTCATTGAAGACATTATACATGGAAGGTTTGGATATGTGGCTCGTTCTAAGGGTTTTATAAAATGCGGGGAAGCTGTTTTAAGATATGATGTTGTGGGGGATAGATATGCTGTTACAGGTGCTAGCGAAGATGATGAACTTGAAATAGTGTTTATAGGAAAAGATTTAAATAGAAGTTTGCTTAGAGAAATATTTCAGCCTGTTTATAGAGATAACATAAAAAGAAAAGAAGATAATCATCATGAAGAACATCATCACCATGACGGAGAGTGCTGTCATAGTGAAGAGCGTTGTCATGACGAAAAATGCTATCATTATGATGAAGAGCACCATCATCATTAA
- a CDS encoding copper homeostasis protein, with the protein MKRIFLLFIVFIAAISCSNKTENNENAAMPNETQLTSNTTAFEGDFVYYADSAIFSNYAEMKNYPVAMEGEYINLEREYTAFNFTEPTKVNLKVEGYLEDRPGMEEGTTNKYLIVTKIIGFDTNKTAPLFTE; encoded by the coding sequence ATGAAAAGAATATTTTTGTTGTTTATAGTATTTATTGCTGCTATTTCTTGTTCTAACAAAACAGAAAATAATGAAAATGCTGCTATGCCAAATGAAACTCAATTAACTTCAAATACTACTGCTTTTGAAGGAGATTTTGTTTATTATGCTGACTCTGCTATATTTAGCAACTATGCAGAGATGAAAAATTATCCTGTAGCTATGGAAGGAGAGTATATTAATTTAGAGAGAGAATATACTGCTTTTAATTTTACTGAGCCTACTAAAGTTAATCTTAAAGTAGAAGGTTATTTGGAAGATAGACCTGGTATGGAAGAAGGTACTACTAATAAATATTTAATAGTTACAAAGATTATAGGTTTTGATACTAATAAAACAGCACCTTTATTTACTGAATGA
- the murD gene encoding UDP-N-acetylmuramoyl-L-alanine--D-glutamate ligase, whose amino-acid sequence MKMLNREYINYLEKQNILILGATLRSGVSIANVLYDINCNNDINIEYALSDSKTKEELKLSIEALKDKNAKLYFGKQDINVLKDITLIIISPGVPQSIDIVKEAKKRNIKVIGEIEFAYNLIPDRNYISVTGTDGKTTTVNLIYSIISSYKKARLLGNVGNTFSKEVESIEKDEDIVLELSSFQLETIHNFHSHISVILNIAEDHLDRYDSIEDYFNAKKNITKNQNSNDFLILNYDNYYTNRYYNELIKTKDTHFNVLTFSTKLKKANLYYNSEDECLYYNGEKLFSIAKRRLLGMHNIENILASVLACIKDNIPIEYIDRAVNNFKSIEHRLEFVKEIDGVRYINDSKATSMSAVMSALKAFDKNIILIMGGRNKGIDFKPLKSIIEERVKKLILTGEASEDLNKMIEVSNKVIIKDFTEAFNYAKKIAVNGDTVLLSPGCASFDSFKNYEERGEYFKSLVNR is encoded by the coding sequence ATGAAAATGCTTAATAGAGAATATATAAACTATTTAGAAAAACAAAATATATTAATACTTGGAGCTACATTGAGAAGCGGTGTGAGTATTGCTAATGTTTTATATGATATAAATTGTAATAATGATATTAATATTGAGTATGCTTTAAGTGATAGTAAAACAAAGGAAGAATTAAAGCTAAGTATAGAGGCATTAAAAGATAAAAATGCAAAATTATACTTTGGAAAACAGGATATTAATGTTTTAAAAGATATTACATTGATAATAATTTCACCAGGAGTTCCTCAAAGTATAGATATAGTAAAAGAAGCTAAAAAAAGAAATATAAAGGTTATAGGGGAGATAGAGTTTGCTTATAATTTAATTCCAGATAGAAATTACATATCAGTAACAGGCACAGATGGTAAAACTACTACAGTTAATTTAATTTATAGTATTATAAGTTCCTATAAAAAGGCAAGATTATTAGGTAATGTTGGAAATACTTTTTCTAAAGAGGTTGAAAGTATAGAAAAAGATGAAGATATAGTATTAGAGCTTTCAAGTTTTCAGTTGGAAACAATTCATAATTTTCACTCTCATATTTCTGTTATACTTAATATAGCTGAAGACCATTTAGATAGGTATGACAGTATAGAAGATTATTTTAATGCTAAAAAAAATATTACTAAAAATCAAAATAGCAACGATTTTTTAATTTTAAATTATGATAATTATTACACTAATAGATATTATAATGAGCTTATAAAAACAAAAGATACGCATTTTAATGTATTAACTTTTTCTACTAAATTAAAAAAAGCTAATTTATATTATAATAGTGAAGATGAATGTTTATATTATAATGGTGAAAAATTATTTTCTATAGCTAAAAGAAGACTTCTTGGAATGCATAATATAGAAAATATTTTAGCTTCTGTTTTGGCATGTATAAAAGATAATATACCTATAGAATATATAGATAGAGCTGTTAATAATTTCAAAAGTATAGAGCATAGATTAGAGTTTGTAAAAGAGATTGATGGGGTAAGATATATCAATGATTCTAAGGCAACATCTATGAGTGCTGTTATGAGTGCTTTAAAAGCGTTTGATAAAAATATTATACTTATTATGGGGGGAAGAAATAAGGGTATAGATTTTAAGCCTTTAAAGTCGATTATAGAAGAGAGAGTCAAAAAGCTTATTCTTACTGGGGAGGCATCTGAGGATTTAAACAAAATGATAGAAGTCTCTAATAAAGTTATTATAAAAGATTTTACAGAAGCGTTTAATTATGCAAAGAAAATAGCTGTAAATGGAGATACTGTTCTGCTTTCTCCAGGTTGTGCAAGTTTTGATAGTTTTAAAAATTATGAAGAACGCGGAGAATATTTTAAAAGTTTGGTTAATAGATAG
- a CDS encoding methyl-accepting chemotaxis protein — translation MNVHKLIFKIPFIVTVSVIIATISSIIVVSIISSKAMDVIVRNGLESNVLSYNKLVDLWFEDNNNSMMNFSKNNDVINFLQNTNDTVLRLNAEEALKSFADSKNSFLNFIIVDTAGNAILDSSGGSLLGVSINKGNDDWKMFEASGYNSGGESSIEKSIMTGLPTYRLWHGIKDNNGNLIGVLVGNVNWGDFVDRFISNFSIGNSGQIVIIDKNKKILAHKDKNKILTTDNYPPYETVIKDKNGIITYKDSEEVYYMSFHNIKNTNWYIIVSMSKSELYAPSKNMIWYVIITAIIVIGVLVAFAILFTKRLISYVNEALRVASIISDGDLTFNIADKYLNRKDEIGYLIRSFDNIRNSMKRIIQTANSNIDLTKKTAYSLSYANKDLYNRNNEQIDSLSKTAEATEEISSTIEKSVENANLINKMMIESKDAIEKAGNIISETAKNTEEAFEYSNKISGLVKFIEDIAFQTNILALNASVEAARAGEQGRGFAVVASEVRNLAQTTQSSVNNITSFINGSNEKVKNATNSANTSRELFSDIENKINETTKVIEDMVNTTNEQMVGINNINNAVMNIDSKTQENTSLVYSMQESSQELEKQMEELFNAMSFFKVGPRKLEWTNEYYTYNKVIDEQHKQIIDYANKVHHALYNNDKNEVDEAFRGAIDYTKYHFSEEQKIQMQNKENYPKIKEHFEEHKKFIKAINEEYEAFKTSSNWRKIAENFSGLLGKILIEHIGVWDKEFVKTANIKDY, via the coding sequence ATGAATGTACATAAACTAATTTTTAAGATACCTTTTATAGTTACAGTTTCTGTTATAATTGCTACTATATCTAGTATTATCGTGGTTTCTATTATATCGTCAAAGGCGATGGATGTTATAGTTAGAAATGGGCTTGAATCAAATGTTTTGTCTTATAATAAGCTTGTTGATTTATGGTTTGAAGATAATAATAATTCTATGATGAATTTTTCTAAAAATAATGATGTTATTAATTTTCTTCAAAATACAAATGATACTGTTTTAAGATTAAATGCTGAAGAGGCTTTAAAATCTTTTGCAGACAGCAAAAATTCTTTTTTGAATTTTATTATTGTAGATACAGCAGGTAATGCAATTTTAGATTCTTCTGGCGGAAGTTTATTAGGAGTATCAATTAATAAAGGAAATGATGATTGGAAGATGTTTGAAGCTTCTGGATATAATTCAGGAGGAGAAAGCAGTATAGAAAAATCTATAATGACAGGACTTCCAACTTATAGATTATGGCATGGTATAAAAGATAATAATGGCAATTTAATAGGTGTATTAGTGGGTAATGTAAATTGGGGAGATTTTGTTGATAGATTTATTAGTAATTTTAGCATAGGTAATTCTGGTCAAATCGTTATTATAGATAAAAATAAAAAGATATTAGCTCATAAAGACAAAAACAAAATATTAACTACAGATAATTATCCTCCTTATGAAACAGTGATAAAAGATAAAAACGGAATTATTACTTATAAGGATTCTGAAGAAGTATATTATATGTCATTTCATAATATAAAAAATACTAATTGGTATATTATAGTTTCTATGTCTAAAAGTGAGTTGTATGCTCCTTCTAAAAATATGATTTGGTATGTTATAATAACTGCTATTATTGTTATAGGCGTTTTGGTTGCTTTTGCTATTTTATTTACTAAGAGACTTATTTCTTATGTTAATGAGGCATTGAGGGTTGCAAGTATTATATCTGATGGAGATTTAACTTTTAATATAGCTGATAAATATTTAAATAGAAAAGATGAGATAGGTTATTTAATAAGAAGTTTTGATAATATAAGAAATTCTATGAAAAGAATAATCCAAACTGCCAATTCAAATATAGACTTAACTAAAAAAACAGCCTACTCGCTTTCTTATGCCAACAAAGATTTATACAATAGAAATAATGAACAGATAGACTCTTTAAGCAAAACAGCAGAAGCTACAGAAGAGATATCAAGCACTATAGAAAAATCTGTAGAGAATGCTAATTTAATTAATAAGATGATGATAGAATCTAAAGATGCTATAGAGAAAGCTGGAAATATCATATCAGAAACTGCTAAAAATACGGAGGAGGCTTTTGAATATAGTAATAAGATTAGCGGCTTAGTAAAGTTTATAGAGGATATTGCCTTTCAAACTAATATACTTGCTTTGAATGCTTCTGTAGAGGCAGCACGTGCTGGAGAGCAGGGACGCGGATTTGCAGTTGTAGCTTCTGAGGTAAGGAATTTGGCACAAACTACACAAAGCTCTGTTAATAATATCACTTCTTTTATTAACGGCAGCAATGAAAAAGTAAAAAATGCAACTAATTCTGCTAATACTTCGAGAGAATTATTTTCTGATATAGAAAATAAAATAAATGAAACAACAAAAGTAATAGAAGATATGGTTAATACTACAAATGAACAGATGGTTGGTATTAATAATATAAATAATGCTGTTATGAATATAGATTCTAAGACACAAGAAAATACTAGTTTAGTGTATTCTATGCAGGAATCTTCTCAGGAACTTGAAAAACAAATGGAAGAGCTATTTAATGCCATGAGCTTTTTTAAAGTTGGTCCTCGTAAATTAGAATGGACTAATGAATATTACACATATAATAAAGTAATAGATGAGCAGCACAAACAGATTATAGATTACGCTAATAAAGTACATCATGCTTTATACAATAATGATAAAAATGAGGTTGATGAAGCATTTAGAGGTGCTATAGATTATACTAAATATCACTTCTCTGAAGAGCAAAAAATACAAATGCAAAATAAAGAGAATTATCCAAAAATAAAAGAACATTTTGAGGAACATAAAAAGTTTATTAAAGCTATTAATGAAGAATATGAAGCATTCAAAACTAGTTCTAATTGGAGAAAGATTGCAGAAAATTTTTCTGGTCTTTTAGGAAAAATTTTAATAGAGCATATTGGCGTTTGGGATAAGGAATTTGTAAAAACTGCTAATATTAAAGATTATTAA
- a CDS encoding DUF4416 family protein: MSKSIKQSKAVLIIALMYSESEIYNNTLIELINNFGNTKIIGEEYLFSHSHYYADEMGEDLKKRFIVFENMIERDYIVEVKKTTDEIEKKYLDINNNRKINIDPAILTLENFVLVTNKNFTHRIYLKDGVFADLTLIYKKKKGYTELPWTYADYSSDETKSFLKKIRELFYNKLIESSPFGSNWNN; encoded by the coding sequence ATGAGTAAATCTATTAAACAATCAAAAGCGGTTCTAATTATTGCTTTAATGTATAGTGAATCTGAAATATATAATAATACTTTAATTGAATTAATAAATAATTTTGGAAATACTAAGATAATTGGAGAAGAATATTTATTTTCTCATTCTCATTATTATGCTGATGAGATGGGGGAAGATTTAAAAAAAAGATTTATAGTATTTGAAAATATGATAGAGAGAGATTATATAGTAGAAGTAAAAAAAACAACTGATGAAATAGAAAAAAAATATTTAGACATTAATAATAACAGAAAAATAAATATAGACCCCGCAATACTTACTTTAGAAAACTTTGTATTAGTAACAAACAAAAACTTCACTCATAGAATATATTTAAAAGATGGCGTATTTGCAGATTTAACTCTAATATACAAAAAGAAAAAAGGCTATACTGAACTTCCTTGGACTTATGCTGACTATTCAAGCGATGAAACAAAAAGCTTTTTAAAAAAAATAAGAGAGCTATTCTATAATAAATTAATAGAAAGCTCTCCATTCGGTTCAAACTGGAATAATTAA
- the rpmH gene encoding 50S ribosomal protein L34 — MKRTYQPSKLRRARKFGFFKRMATKHGRDVLKRRRRKGRYRLTSADE, encoded by the coding sequence ATGAAACGTACTTATCAGCCAAGTAAGTTGCGTCGTGCTAGGAAATTTGGTTTTTTTAAACGTATGGCAACAAAACACGGTAGAGATGTGTTAAAACGTAGAAGAAGAAAAGGTAGATATCGTTTAACTTCTGCCGATGAGTAA
- the rnpA gene encoding ribonuclease P protein component: MSNQSLNDNSNLINDREKIDRVSFKLYRKEKLKSKKDIICFFKKNDNSNLLKYSNYFFTILAMQNNRSYSRFVVTIKKNKANAVKRNRAKRIVKEIYRIEKNNIPVGYDYFIIINRYISRSFLDYKKELMKLFYRI, from the coding sequence ATGAGTAATCAATCATTAAATGATAATTCTAATCTAATTAATGATCGGGAAAAAATTGATAGAGTATCATTTAAATTATATCGTAAAGAAAAACTTAAAAGTAAAAAAGATATAATTTGCTTTTTTAAAAAAAATGATAATTCTAATTTGCTTAAGTATAGTAATTATTTTTTTACTATACTTGCTATGCAAAATAATCGTTCTTATTCTAGGTTTGTTGTAACAATAAAAAAAAATAAAGCTAATGCTGTAAAAAGAAATAGAGCGAAAAGAATTGTTAAAGAAATCTACAGAATAGAAAAAAATAATATACCTGTAGGCTATGATTATTTTATTATTATCAATAGATATATTTCCCGTTCATTTTTGGATTATAAAAAAGAGTTAATGAAGTTGTTTTATAGGATTTAG
- the yidD gene encoding membrane protein insertion efficiency factor YidD, with amino-acid sequence MLKKILLFLIFIYQKAISPYLRPSCRYIPSCSEYAKEAVIKYGAFKGSFLAIARVLRCNPLAKKIYDPVP; translated from the coding sequence ATGCTTAAGAAAATATTATTGTTTTTAATTTTTATATATCAAAAAGCAATATCACCATATCTTAGGCCTTCTTGCAGGTATATCCCTTCTTGTTCTGAATATGCCAAAGAGGCTGTTATTAAATATGGTGCTTTTAAAGGCAGTTTTCTCGCTATAGCAAGAGTACTTAGATGTAATCCGCTTGCTAAAAAAATATATGATCCTGTTCCATAA
- the yidC gene encoding membrane protein insertase YidC, which yields MSNNKRMVLAVALSGVILFAYMFYQAKTMKPIPNQNIQTNAANQNNIENQNVLLNTSEIQKIDYTTNVLATNDTTQTLENDYVIATFKNGSLFSYKLKNYYKQDSEITNEIVDMVEQVYEGIYPFTLTFQNLSNSIALPNIFNYYSVKENNTISYIADAAIEGNPIRIKKTFAFGEDPYQLTNTVTIENLSDKDLSMYYSYFLGTGIGPYRTDKNSVREDATKAQYLIKGNGKSKVLLTGDIVKENIFSKLFGFGGGSKTNNLRYNIYEGQDKWVALNNRYFAIISSPAQSNAKFETMTFSKPVTNEYRNDFHVANLISEHSIKSGSSVMDSYSVYIGPKVRRIFSKYYLDESYESIFQESFLGLNLRPLTYILDIILNALYGFTKSYAWAIILFTLLFKIVTYPLNHASYKSMRKMQLVNPKIERIREQYKDNPEKLNAEIMNIYKKEKINPLGGCLPMLLPFPLLIAFFYLMQSMVELRNTPFLWITDLSSPDKLFVFPAAIPILGGFNFNLFPILMAITSYVSMKIQPSSSAGASGQAAMQMKMMTTIFPLMMLLMFYNFASGLALYWTAQNIFGVIQQFITSKLLNKNDSNNETVIEDKYTKKRNAKKKRK from the coding sequence ATGAGTAACAACAAGAGAATGGTTTTAGCCGTTGCGCTTTCAGGAGTAATCTTGTTTGCATATATGTTCTATCAGGCTAAAACAATGAAACCTATACCAAATCAAAATATACAAACTAATGCTGCAAATCAAAATAATATTGAAAACCAAAATGTATTATTAAATACTTCAGAAATACAAAAAATTGATTATACAACTAATGTATTAGCTACTAATGATACTACTCAAACATTAGAGAATGATTATGTTATAGCTACATTCAAAAATGGTTCTTTATTTTCCTATAAGCTTAAAAATTATTATAAACAAGATTCTGAAATAACAAATGAGATAGTTGATATGGTAGAACAAGTTTATGAGGGTATATATCCTTTTACTTTAACTTTTCAAAACCTATCAAACTCTATAGCTTTACCTAATATTTTTAATTATTATTCTGTAAAAGAAAATAATACTATTAGTTATATAGCAGATGCAGCAATAGAGGGTAATCCTATAAGAATAAAAAAGACTTTTGCTTTTGGAGAAGACCCTTATCAATTAACAAATACTGTAACTATAGAAAATCTTAGTGATAAAGATTTATCTATGTATTACTCTTATTTCTTGGGTACTGGTATTGGACCTTATAGGACTGATAAAAATTCCGTGAGAGAAGATGCTACAAAGGCGCAATATTTAATAAAGGGAAATGGTAAATCTAAGGTTCTTCTTACTGGTGATATAGTTAAAGAAAATATATTCTCAAAACTATTTGGTTTTGGGGGAGGCTCTAAAACTAATAATCTCAGATATAATATTTATGAGGGACAGGATAAGTGGGTTGCTTTGAATAACAGATATTTTGCTATTATTTCTAGCCCTGCGCAGTCTAATGCTAAATTTGAGACTATGACTTTTTCTAAGCCTGTTACTAATGAATATAGAAATGATTTTCATGTTGCTAATTTAATATCTGAACATAGTATAAAGTCTGGTTCTTCTGTTATGGATTCTTATTCTGTTTATATAGGGCCAAAAGTGAGGAGAATATTCTCTAAGTATTATCTTGATGAATCTTATGAGTCTATATTTCAAGAATCTTTCTTAGGACTTAATTTAAGGCCTTTAACATATATATTAGATATTATTTTGAATGCTTTGTATGGTTTTACTAAAAGCTATGCTTGGGCAATAATCTTATTTACTTTGCTATTTAAAATTGTTACTTATCCGCTTAACCATGCTTCATATAAATCTATGAGAAAAATGCAGCTGGTTAATCCTAAAATAGAGCGTATCAGAGAACAGTATAAAGATAATCCTGAAAAGCTTAATGCTGAAATAATGAATATTTATAAAAAAGAGAAAATTAATCCTTTAGGCGGATGTTTGCCTATGCTTTTACCTTTCCCGCTTCTTATAGCATTTTTCTATTTGATGCAGTCTATGGTAGAGCTTAGAAACACTCCATTCTTATGGATTACAGATTTGTCTTCTCCAGATAAATTATTTGTATTTCCAGCAGCTATACCTATTTTAGGCGGTTTTAATTTTAATTTATTCCCTATACTTATGGCCATTACAAGTTATGTTAGTATGAAGATACAGCCTTCTTCTTCTGCGGGTGCTTCTGGTCAGGCTGCTATGCAGATGAAGATGATGACAACTATATTCCCACTTATGATGCTTCTTATGTTTTACAACTTTGCGAGTGGTTTGGCTTTATATTGGACAGCACAAAATATTTTTGGAGTTATCCAGCAGTTTATAACTTCAAAACTTTTAAATAAAAATGATTCTAATAATGAAACGGTTATTGAAGATAAATATACTAAAAAAAGAAATGCAAAAAAGAAAAGAAAATAG
- the jag gene encoding RNA-binding cell elongation regulator Jag/EloR → MLVKEFSGKSERDAINNALAELNLTEDQVRVEVIDKGKRSILGLGEDLPTIIRVYYEELANDLNEFQEIMSTVLKYMGINAEVTVKEETEKRIYIDISTEDSGVLIGKKGNTLEALQFIISLIASKKFGDDNERHIILDVDGYRDRREETLKHMARQAAQQAKRTRRTVALEPMSPYERRIIHLELQNDQDVETKSDGEPPYRSVRVYSKKKGGYNNKRYNDKGGYNKPYYRNR, encoded by the coding sequence ATGTTAGTAAAAGAGTTTAGTGGTAAATCTGAGAGGGACGCTATTAATAATGCTCTTGCTGAACTTAATCTTACAGAGGATCAAGTTAGAGTAGAAGTAATAGACAAAGGTAAAAGAAGTATTCTTGGATTGGGAGAAGATTTACCTACTATTATAAGAGTTTATTATGAAGAATTGGCTAATGATTTGAACGAGTTTCAAGAAATCATGTCTACTGTGTTAAAATATATGGGTATTAATGCAGAAGTAACTGTAAAAGAGGAAACAGAAAAAAGAATATATATAGATATTTCTACGGAAGATTCTGGAGTTTTAATTGGCAAGAAAGGAAATACTTTAGAAGCTTTGCAGTTTATAATATCATTAATAGCTTCTAAAAAATTTGGTGATGATAATGAAAGACATATTATATTAGATGTTGATGGATATAGAGACAGACGTGAAGAGACTTTAAAACACATGGCTCGTCAAGCTGCACAACAGGCTAAAAGAACTAGAAGAACAGTTGCCCTTGAACCTATGTCTCCTTATGAAAGAAGAATCATACACTTAGAATTACAAAATGATCAAGATGTGGAAACTAAAAGCGATGGAGAGCCGCCATATAGAAGTGTGAGGGTTTATTCTAAAAAGAAAGGCGGATATAATAATAAAAGATATAATGATAAAGGCGGATACAATAAACCTTATTATAGAAATAGATAA